Within Raineyella sp. W15-4, the genomic segment CGGGCTCGACGTCGGCCCACGGCGCAAGGACGAACGCCCGCTCGTGGGCGCGCGGGTGCGGCAGGGTGAGCTGCGGCTCGTCGATGATCTTGTCGCCGTAGACGATGATGTCGACGTCGAGTGTCCGCGGTCCCCATCGCACCTCGCGGGTGCGGCCGGCCGCCTCCTCGATCGCGCCGATCCGGGCCAGCATCGCCTCCACCGACTGGGTCGTCTCGGCGACGACGACGATGTTGAGGAAGTCCGGGTTGTCGGCCGGTCCGCCGACGGCGGCGGTCTCGTACACCGGTGAGACCGCGACGACCGTCAGCTCCGGGGTGGCCCCCAGCCGGGTGACCGCCTGCTCCAGGTGGTCGAGGCGGTCGCCGAGGTTGGAACCGACGGAGAACACCACCTTGCGCAGCGCGCGCAAGGAGAGCGTGTCGGCGTTGATCCCGAAGGGAAGGGTGGACATGTCCGTTCCTCTCGTCATAAAGGGTGGCGCCTCGGCAGGGCCGGCGCGTCGTCGGGCCGGGACGCATCGGTGCCGGCCTGCGTGACGTGCCGCCCGGTCGGGCGGCGGGCCGCGCTCAGCGGGCCCGGGTGATCGTCACGCTCGTGTCCCCGAAGGGCACCGTGATCGGCGCCTCCGGCTTGTGGACGGTCACCTCCACCGCACGTACGGCCGGATGGCCCAGGCACGTCCGGGCGATCCGCTCGGCGAGCGCCTCGATCAGGTCCAGCGGCTCGCCGACGATGTCGTCCCGGATCTGCCGGGCCACCGTCCCGTAGTCCACGGTGGCGGTCAGATCGTCGGAGAGTCCAGCCACCGACAGATCCAGCCCTAACGTTACATCGACCACGAAAGGCTGCCCGGCGCGCTTCTCCTCGGGGAACACCCCGTGGTGGCCGATCGCCCGGATCCCGGTCACGGTGATCCGGTCCAGCCCGGGCGGGAACAGGGCCATCAGCGCAGTTCCTCGCCGCTGTCCAGGAAGGTGCCGACCACCCGGTCGGTGACCGCGTTGCGGGGGCCCTCGCCGCGCAGCGCGCGGACGACGGCGATCGCGTCCCGCTGGGCCCGGACCTCGTGGGTGCGGACCGCCCAGATGCCCCGCTCGGCCATCCAGCCGGTGACGGCCGCGGTGGCGAAGTCACGGTCCTTGGGCGAGTGCTCCGCACCTGTGCCGGTGACCACCTGGCCCAACAGCCGCTTGCGGGACACCCCGATCAGCACCGGACGGCCCAGCGCGCTGAGCCGGTCGACGTGGCGCAGCAGTTCCCAGTCCTGCTCCCGGGTCTTGGCGAAGCCGATGCCGGGGTCGACGATGATGTCGTCGACGGCGATGCCGGCATCGACGGCCCGGGCCAGCCGCGCGGCGACCTCGTCGCGGACCTGACCGACTACGTCGTCGTACGTGGTGCGGCGGTCCATCTCGGTTGAGTGGCCGCGCCAGTGCATCAGCACGTATGCGCAGCCGGACTCCGCCACGGCGGCGTACATCTCCGGATCGGCCAGCCCGCCGGAGACGTCGTTGATGATCCGGGCGCCGACCGCGGCGGTGGCCCGGGCCACCGAGGCCCGCATGGTGTCGACCGAGACGGTCGCCCCGCGGGCGGCGAGCTGCTCGACCACCGGGACCACCCGCCGCAGTTCCTCGGCCTCGGGGGTGCGGGCGATACCGGGCCGGGTCGACTCACCGCCGACGTCGAGCATGTCGGCGCCCTCGGCGAGCAGCCGCAGCCCGTGCCGCACCGCCGCGTCGGTGCCGAAGTGCTCCCCCCCGTCGGAGAACGAGTCGGGGGTGACATTGACGATCCCCATCACCTGGGTCCGCGGGGCGGACGGGATCCTGGACACCGGGCGCCCGCTCAGCGGCCCATGATGAGGCCCATGGCCTCGGCACGGGTCGCCGGGTTGCGGAGGATCCCGCGGACGGCGGAGGTCACCGTACGGGCGCCGGGCTTGTGCACCCCGCGCATCGTCATGCACAGGTGCTCGCAGTCGATGACCACGATGACGCCACGCGGATGCAGGTGCTTGACCAGCGCCTCGGCGACCTGGGTGGTCAGCCGCTCCTGGATCTGCGGACGGCGGGCGTACACGTCGACCAGCCGAGCGAGTTTGGACAGCCCGGTGACCTGGCCGTCCGACCCGGGGATGTAGCCGACGTGGGCGACACCGGTGAACGGCACCAGGTGGTGCTCGCACATCGACCAGACCTCGATGTCCTTCACCAGGACGAGTTCACCGTGGTTGATGTCGAACGTCGTCGACAGCACGTCGGCCCCCGACCCGCGCATCCCGGCGAACACCTCGCCGTACATCCGGGCCACCCGCTCCGGGGTGTCGAGCAGACCCTCGCGGTCGGGGTCCTCGCCGATGCCGATCAGGATCTCCCGGACGGCGGCGACGATCCGTTCGTGGTCGAAGTCTCGGTGGGCGCTGCCCCAGTCCTCCGGGTTGGCGGTGCTGTCGCGGTCAGCCACGCGAGCCGTCCCGCGGCTCGTCCGGACCGGTCGGGCGCTGCTGTCCTGACCCCTCGTGACCCTGTCCCGACCCCTCGTGACCACCGTCGGTGCCGTGCCACGGGGTCGGCGAGCCGCTCCACGGTCCGGGCTGGGCGCCGGGTGCCGGGGGCTGCCAGGGGCCGACCGGGGGTTGCTGCGGCGGCGAGACCCAGCCGGTGGGCGGCTGGGGTGCCGGCCAGCTCGGGTCGACCGGTGCCGTCGTCACCGGGACCGGTGCGCCGCCGCCGACCGGCAGCGGGGCGGGGGTCGGGGCCGGGGGAAGCGGCTTCTGCGGCGGGGTGATCGGCGGGATCGTCGAGGGGCGGCGGGTGTCCGACCCGGTCCAGGCGCCCCGCTCGGGGTGACGCTTCAGCGGCTCGAAGATCTTCTCCACCTCCTCGCGGCCGAGGGTCTCCTTCTCGAACAACTGGCGGACCAGCTCGTCGAGCACCGCCCGGTTCTCCTCGAGGCAGTCGAAGGCCTCCTGGTGGGCGGAGCTGACCAGCGTGGCCACCTCGTCGTCGACGATGCCGGCGACATGCTCGGAGTAGTCGCGCTGGGACCCGAAGTCACGGCCGAGGAACGGTTCGGCATCCCCGGTGCCGAGCTTGACCGCGCCGATCCGCTCGGACATGCCGTACTCGGTGACCATCGCGCGGGCCGTCTTGGTGGCCTTGTCGATGTCGTTCGAGGCGCCCGTCGACGGGTCGTGGAAGACCAGTTCCTCGGCGGCCCGCCCACCGAGCATGTAGGCGAGCTGGTCGAGCAGCTGACCGCGGGTCTGGGAGTACTTGTCGGCGTCCGGCATCACCATCGTGTAGCCGAGGGCACGGCCGCGCGGCAGGATCGTCACCTTCTGCACCGGGTCGGTGCCGGGCATCGCCGCGGCGACCAGGGCGTGGCCGCCCTCGTGGTAGGCGGTGACGAGCCGCTCGTGCTCGTTCATCAGCCGGGTCCGCTTCTGCGGGCCGGCGATCACCCGGTCGATCGCCTCGTCGAGCGCGGCGTTGGTGACCATCGGGGCGTTGTTGCGGGCGGTCAGCAGGGCGGCCTCGTTCAGCACGTTGGCCAGGTCCGCGCCGGTGAAGCCGGGCGTACGCTGCGCAACCGTCGCGAGGTTGACGTCGGGCGCCATCGGCTTGCCGGCGGCATGCACCTGGAGGATCTTCTCCCGGCCCTTCATGTCCGGGGCCTCCACCGGGATCTGCCGGTCGAACCGGCCGGGGCGCAGCAGCGCCGGGTCGAGGACGTCGGGGCGGTTGGTGGCGGCGATCAGGATCACCTCGCCGTGCACGTCGAAGCCGTCCATCTCGACCAGCAGCTGGTTGAGGGTCTGTTCCCGCTCGTCGTGACCACCGCCCATGCCGGCCCCGCGGTGCCGGCCGACGGCGTCGATCTCGTCGATGAAGATGATCGCCGGACGGTTCTCCTTGGCCTGTTCGAACAGGTCCCGGACCCGCGAGGCGCCGACACCGACGAACATCTCGACGAAGTCCGAGCCGGAGATCGAGAAGAACGGCACCCCGGCCTCACCGGCCACCGCGCGGGCCAGCAGCGTCTTGCCGGTGCCGGGCGGACCGTAGAGCAGCACACCCTTGGGGATCTTCGCCCCGACCCGCTGGAACTTGGCCGGCTCGGCGAGGAACTCCTTGATCTCCTGCAGCTCCTCGATCGCCTCCTCGCAGCCGGCGACGTCGGCGAAGGTGGTCTTCGGGGTGTCCTTGTTGGCGACCTTCGCCCGGGACTTGCCGAACTTCATCACCTGGGACCCGCCGCCCTGCATGGCGTTGAGCATGAAGAAGAACAGACCGCCGAGCAGCAGGAACGGGATCAGCGTGCTCAACAGCCCGGACCAGAAGCTGGGTTTGGGGCTGGTGGCGTTCCACGACGTCAGGGTGCCCTGGGTCACCCGCTCGTTGAGCCGGGTGATCATCTCGTCGTCCTGGTTGCCGGCCCAGTACGCGCTGTACTTGGTCTGCTTGGAATCGGCCATGGTGATCAGCACGCGTTGCTCACCGGTCTGCATCTCGACCGTGTCGATCTTGTCGTTGCCGTCCAGGACCTGGACGACCTTGGACGTCGGCACCTGTTGGTAGCCGGTCGACTGTCCCGCGAACTGGCTCATCAGTACCAGCGCGACGAGCACGATGATGACCCAGATCAGTGGACCCCGGAAGATTCGCTGCACAGTTGTTTCCTGCCTCAGGCTTGGACGAGCATGTTGACTCTACCCTGCACGCCCAACATCCCACAGCTTCCGGGCGACGGGGCCGCCCGTCGCGACGGCGGACACCGCTCCGCCCGGGCGGCTCAGGCGTAGACGCGCGGATCGAGGACGGCCAGCCCGTCGTAGTTGCGGTACTTGCCGTTGAAGTCGAGGCCGTACCCGACGACGAACTCCCCGGGGATGTCGAAACCGACGTACTTGCAGTCGATGTCGGTCTGCATCGCGTCCGGTTTGCGGAACATCGCCGCCACCTCCAGGCTCGCCGGACGGCGGGAGGCCAGGTTGGACAGCAGCCAGCTCAGGGTCAGCCCGGTGTCGATGATGTCCTCGACGACCAGGACGTGCCGGTCGTGGATGTCGGCGGACAGGTCCTTGAGGAACCGTACGACGCCGGAGGACTTGGTGCCCGAGCCGTACGACGACACCGCCATCCAGTCCATCTCGCAGTGGCTCTGCATGGCGCGGCACAGGTCAGCCATCACCATCACCGCCCCGTTGAGCACGCCGACCAGCAGAACGTTCTTGCCGCCGTAGTCACGGTCGATCTCCCGGGCCAGTTCCACCACCCGGCCCTGGATCTGCTCAGGGGTGTAGAGAACGGTGATCAGGTCACCTGCGATCGCGTCAGCATCCACGTGTCCCAGCTTCACACACCCGGCACCGGGACGTCACCCGGGGGGACGCAGCGCAGCCGGCCCGCGCGACGGACCACCCGCAGCCCGGGCAGGTCGACACCCAGCTGTCCCCGCCAGTGTGTCACCAGCCGGCAGACCGCCGCGACGTGCACCGCACCGGGCTCCCGAGCCCCGCACCGGACCAGCCAGCGGCGCACCACCCGGGTGCGCAGTGCCTCGGGAAGGAAGGCGAGCTCGGCGCAGTCGAGGTCCCCGGTGCACCGCCGCGGGCCGGCCTCGGCGGCCTCGGCGCGGTCGGGCGACACCAACACGTCCTCCTCGGCCGCCTCGGCCAGCGCGTCGAGGAAGTCGGCGTCCACCCGGGCCAGCGTCGCGGTGCGGGCGAGCGCCGCCGCCACGCTGCCGGTGCCGCCGAACTCGTCCTCCAGCGCCGGCAGCACCCGGTTGCGGATCCGTACCCGGGCGTACCGGTCGTCGGCGTTGTGCGGGTCCTCCCACCAGCTGAGGCCGTTCTCCCGGCAGCACTCGCGCAGCGTCGCCCGGGTCAGGCCGAGCAGCGGGCGGACGTACGTCCCCCGCCGCGGGGCGATCCCGGCCAGCGAGCGGACCCCCGAGCCGCGGACCAGGCCCAGCAGCACGGTCTCGGCCTGGTCGTCGCGAGTGTGGGCGAGCAGCACCTCGGGGCGGGCCGGGTCCGTCGTCCGGCCCACTCCCCCGGCCGCGGCCAGGGCGTCCTCGAACGCGGCGTAGCGGGCGCTGCGGGCGGCGGCCTCCAGCCCGTCGGTGCGGATCCGGACCGGGTCGACAGTCACCCGGCGCACCTGGACCGACCCCGCCCGATAGCCGAGGCCGACCAACTGGTCGCGAACCGTCGCGGCCACCGCCGCCGACCCCGCCTGGAGACCGTGGTCGACGATCACCGCGCCGAGCCGGTCCAGCGCGTCGGCACGACGACAGGCCTCGTACGCCCCGACCGCCAGGGCCAGCGAGTCCGCCCCGCCCGAGCAGCCGACCAGCCAGCCGCCGGACCGGTCGTGGGCCGGGTCCTGCCAGGCGTCCAGGACCGCCCGGGCCACGGTGAGGGTCGCCACCCCGAGGACGCGCCGGGCCATCACAATCCCACCCGCCGCACCCACCGGTCCGGATCGCGCACCTCGACCAAGGTCGGCAGCAGCTCCGCGGACTCGAACACCCGGTTGAACCCCTCGACCCCGACGGAGCGTTGCACCGCCCGGCAGAAGACCGCACCCTCACGGTACTGGGCCAGCTTCTTCTCCATCCCCAGCAGCCGCCCGAGGATCCGCGCCAGGCCCGGCCGGCCCTCCCGGCGGTTGTCGAACCGCGCCCGGATGGTGCGCAGCGTCGGGATCACCTGTGGGCCGACCTCGTCCATCACCACATCGGCGTGGCCCTCGACCACGCTCATCAGGGCGGTGATCGCATCGGTCGCCTCGTCGGCCTCGGCCGGTCCGGCGGCCATCGCCGTCCGGACCAGCTCGGCCAGGCGGAGGGCCAGCCAGGGCGCCTGACCGTACTGCACCCGGTGGGTCTCCTCATGCAGGCAGACCCACAGCCGGAAGTCCGGCCCGGCCAGGCCGAGGCGGTGGGTCAGGCCGTGGATGTTCGGGGCGACCAGCAGCAGCCGGCCGTGCCCCGCGGCGGGGTCGGCGCGCCCGGCATCCACGCCCATGCCCACGCCATGAAACACGTCGAACTGCCCCAGCACCCGCGGGGACAGCGCGGACAGCACCACCCCGGCGACCACCCCGGTCGAGGCCTCCCGGACCCGCGTCACCCCCACCGCCAGCGGCCGGACGAGCCCCGGGGACGGATCGGGATCCTCGGTGAACACCTCGGCGAAACTGGCCAGGTTGGCCCGGATCCACGACGCCCGGTCGACGACGTACGTCCGCCGCTCCCCGGGGGGGGCGAGCCGGGTGAGGTCACGGACGTACGCCTGGGCCCGCACCGAGGCGTCCCGCAGGTCCGCCACCACCGCCGCGGCCTCCGCCGGCGCGGGGACGGGCCCCGCCGGGGTGAGCCGGGCGGCGGTGGCGGCGGCGGTGGCCCAGTCGACGCGCGGAAGGGAGCTCATGGACCGAGGCTAGCCCGCCCGGGACCGGCCGCCCCGACGGGCCCTCAGCTGCCCGCCACCGCCGCGGACGCCCGGTCCAGCCAGGCCCGGGCCGAGTCGTCGTTGGAGGCGTCGTTGACCACGAACGCGTACGTCACCACGCCGCCGGATGCGGTGACGGCGTAGCCGGCCAGGGCGCTGGTCCCGCTCAGTGTGCCGGTCTTGGCGCGGACCTCACCCCGGCCGGCCTCGCTGCCGGAGCGGGCGAACCGTGAGGCGAGCGTCCCGGTGGCCCCGGCCACCGGCAGTCCGGTGAGCAGCGACCGGAACCGGGTGTCGGAGCTGCCGAGGGCGAGGGTGCCGGCG encodes:
- the tilS gene encoding tRNA lysidine(34) synthetase TilS, translating into MARRVLGVATLTVARAVLDAWQDPAHDRSGGWLVGCSGGADSLALAVGAYEACRRADALDRLGAVIVDHGLQAGSAAVAATVRDQLVGLGYRAGSVQVRRVTVDPVRIRTDGLEAAARSARYAAFEDALAAAGGVGRTTDPARPEVLLAHTRDDQAETVLLGLVRGSGVRSLAGIAPRRGTYVRPLLGLTRATLRECCRENGLSWWEDPHNADDRYARVRIRNRVLPALEDEFGGTGSVAAALARTATLARVDADFLDALAEAAEEDVLVSPDRAEAAEAGPRRCTGDLDCAELAFLPEALRTRVVRRWLVRCGAREPGAVHVAAVCRLVTHWRGQLGVDLPGLRVVRRAGRLRCVPPGDVPVPGV
- the folP gene encoding dihydropteroate synthase, whose translation is MSRIPSAPRTQVMGIVNVTPDSFSDGGEHFGTDAAVRHGLRLLAEGADMLDVGGESTRPGIARTPEAEELRRVVPVVEQLAARGATVSVDTMRASVARATAAVGARIINDVSGGLADPEMYAAVAESGCAYVLMHWRGHSTEMDRRTTYDDVVGQVRDEVAARLARAVDAGIAVDDIIVDPGIGFAKTREQDWELLRHVDRLSALGRPVLIGVSRKRLLGQVVTGTGAEHSPKDRDFATAAVTGWMAERGIWAVRTHEVRAQRDAIAVVRALRGEGPRNAVTDRVVGTFLDSGEELR
- the ftsH gene encoding ATP-dependent zinc metalloprotease FtsH yields the protein MRQETTVQRIFRGPLIWVIIVLVALVLMSQFAGQSTGYQQVPTSKVVQVLDGNDKIDTVEMQTGEQRVLITMADSKQTKYSAYWAGNQDDEMITRLNERVTQGTLTSWNATSPKPSFWSGLLSTLIPFLLLGGLFFFMLNAMQGGGSQVMKFGKSRAKVANKDTPKTTFADVAGCEEAIEELQEIKEFLAEPAKFQRVGAKIPKGVLLYGPPGTGKTLLARAVAGEAGVPFFSISGSDFVEMFVGVGASRVRDLFEQAKENRPAIIFIDEIDAVGRHRGAGMGGGHDEREQTLNQLLVEMDGFDVHGEVILIAATNRPDVLDPALLRPGRFDRQIPVEAPDMKGREKILQVHAAGKPMAPDVNLATVAQRTPGFTGADLANVLNEAALLTARNNAPMVTNAALDEAIDRVIAGPQKRTRLMNEHERLVTAYHEGGHALVAAAMPGTDPVQKVTILPRGRALGYTMVMPDADKYSQTRGQLLDQLAYMLGGRAAEELVFHDPSTGASNDIDKATKTARAMVTEYGMSERIGAVKLGTGDAEPFLGRDFGSQRDYSEHVAGIVDDEVATLVSSAHQEAFDCLEENRAVLDELVRQLFEKETLGREEVEKIFEPLKRHPERGAWTGSDTRRPSTIPPITPPQKPLPPAPTPAPLPVGGGAPVPVTTAPVDPSWPAPQPPTGWVSPPQQPPVGPWQPPAPGAQPGPWSGSPTPWHGTDGGHEGSGQGHEGSGQQRPTGPDEPRDGSRG
- the folK gene encoding 2-amino-4-hydroxy-6-hydroxymethyldihydropteridine diphosphokinase, whose translation is MSTLPFGINADTLSLRALRKVVFSVGSNLGDRLDHLEQAVTRLGATPELTVVAVSPVYETAAVGGPADNPDFLNIVVVAETTQSVEAMLARIGAIEEAAGRTREVRWGPRTLDVDIIVYGDKIIDEPQLTLPHPRAHERAFVLAPWADVEPDASIPGRGPISALLTDLGTDGVRRVAESIVG
- the folE gene encoding GTP cyclohydrolase I FolE, with translation MADRDSTANPEDWGSAHRDFDHERIVAAVREILIGIGEDPDREGLLDTPERVARMYGEVFAGMRGSGADVLSTTFDINHGELVLVKDIEVWSMCEHHLVPFTGVAHVGYIPGSDGQVTGLSKLARLVDVYARRPQIQERLTTQVAEALVKHLHPRGVIVVIDCEHLCMTMRGVHKPGARTVTSAVRGILRNPATRAEAMGLIMGR
- the hpt gene encoding hypoxanthine phosphoribosyltransferase produces the protein MDADAIAGDLITVLYTPEQIQGRVVELAREIDRDYGGKNVLLVGVLNGAVMVMADLCRAMQSHCEMDWMAVSSYGSGTKSSGVVRFLKDLSADIHDRHVLVVEDIIDTGLTLSWLLSNLASRRPASLEVAAMFRKPDAMQTDIDCKYVGFDIPGEFVVGYGLDFNGKYRNYDGLAVLDPRVYA
- the folB gene encoding dihydroneopterin aldolase → MALFPPGLDRITVTGIRAIGHHGVFPEEKRAGQPFVVDVTLGLDLSVAGLSDDLTATVDYGTVARQIRDDIVGEPLDLIEALAERIARTCLGHPAVRAVEVTVHKPEAPITVPFGDTSVTITRAR
- a CDS encoding zinc-dependent metalloprotease, with the translated sequence MSSLPRVDWATAAATAARLTPAGPVPAPAEAAAVVADLRDASVRAQAYVRDLTRLAPPGERRTYVVDRASWIRANLASFAEVFTEDPDPSPGLVRPLAVGVTRVREASTGVVAGVVLSALSPRVLGQFDVFHGVGMGVDAGRADPAAGHGRLLLVAPNIHGLTHRLGLAGPDFRLWVCLHEETHRVQYGQAPWLALRLAELVRTAMAAGPAEADEATDAITALMSVVEGHADVVMDEVGPQVIPTLRTIRARFDNRREGRPGLARILGRLLGMEKKLAQYREGAVFCRAVQRSVGVEGFNRVFESAELLPTLVEVRDPDRWVRRVGL